The Oscarella lobularis chromosome 12, ooOscLobu1.1, whole genome shotgun sequence genome window below encodes:
- the LOC136194037 gene encoding cullin-1-like, with translation MASPSGGQNPHGMKTTILSEIWSDLESGIRQIFNRSDMSRKRYMELYTHVYNYCTSVHSPGIAAAAAALPRSSKKKGGNQGGAQFVGLELYKKLRDWLRDYLVNLQRDGVDMLGESVLVFYTKKWEEYRFSSRVLDGVCQYINRHWVKRECDEGRKGIFEIYNLALVTWKEQLFTPLHKKVTSAVLKLIERERNGETINTGLVSGVIQCYVELGFDEEEPNSKGPTLKVYRPFFEEEFLADTERYYTAESTRFLQENPVTEYMKQAELRLEEERKRVTLSLHESSQDELARKCENVLIQKHMELFQTEFQNLLGDYKVEDLSRMYSLCARLPDGLLKLKELLESHIFNQGLAAIARCEETAMNDPRVYVQTILDSHQKYSALVMKSFENDSGFLKALDKACTKFVNANSVTRLAQNSSKSPELLARFCDALLKKSAKAPEEAELDDSLNQVMVVFKYIEDKDVFQKFYAKMLAKRLVQQNSASEDSEESMISKLKHMCGFEYTSKLQRMFQDIGVSKNLNDRFKAHLQKTEPLDIDFSIQVLSSGSWPFQQSIPIALPVELEKSCQRFTTFYNGLHNGRKLNWLYQMSKGEVITHCFKNRYTVQASTFQMNVLLQYNSGDVFSVEQLESATQLKQELLVQVVSTLLRSKLMVCEDETVSRTSLIRLFLGYRNKKLKVNINVPLRTEQRQEQEQTHKTVEEDRKLLIQAAIVRIMKMRKELKHQPLLAEVISQLTARFKPRVPIIKKCIDMLIEKEYLERVDGQKDMYRYLA, from the exons ATGGCGTCGCCGAGCGGCGGACAGAATCCCCACGGCATGAAAACGACAATCCTAAGCGAAATCTGGTCGGATCTCGAATCGGGGATACGGCAAATATTCAATCGAAGCGACATGTCGCGAAAGCGATACATGGAACTTTacac tcACGTGTATAATTATTGCACGAGCGTTCATTCGCCGGgaattgccgccgccgccgctgccttgccgcgatcgtcgaagaagaaaggaggcAATCAAGGAG GCGCTCAGTTTGTCGGACTCGAGTTATATAAGAAATTGAGAGATTGGCTTAGAGACTATCTAGTCAATCTTCAAcgg GACGGCGTTGATATGCTGGGAGAGTCCGTGCTCGTTTTCTATACCAAGAAATGGGAGGAGTATCGTTTCTCTAGTCGCGTCTTAGACGGGGTTTGCCAATACATTAATCGGCATTGGGTCAAGCGAGAGTGCGACGAAGGTCGCAAGGGCATCTTTGAAATATACAAC ttGGCTCTGGTCACGTGGAAAGAGCAACTATTCACACCTCTTCATAAAAAG GTTACAAGCGCCGTTCTAAAATTGATagaaagggaaagaaatGGGGAAACGATTAATACGGGACTCGTATCAGGCGTAATTCAATGTTACG ttgAATTGGGTTTTGACGAAGAGGAGCCGAATTCCAAGGGTCCCACGCTCAAAGTCTATAGGCCGTTTTTCGAGGAGGAATTTCTCGCCGACACGGAGCGCTATTACACGGCCGAGAGCACGCGATTTCTCCAGGAAAATCCCGTGACCGAATACATGAAACAAGCCGAATTGCGTCTAGAGGAGGAACGCAAGCGCGTGACTCTATCTCTTCACGAGAGCAGTCAAGACGAG CTGGCTCGTAAGTGCGAGAACGTGCTCATACAAAAACACATGGAATTGTTTCAAACCGAGTTTCAGAATCTCCTTGGCGACTACAAAGTAGAAG ACTTAAGTCGAATGTATTCCTTGTGCGCTCGTCTTCCCGACGGCTTGCTTAAATTAAAAGAACTTCTCGAAAGTCACATCTTCAATCAGGGTCTCGCGGCGATCGCTCGTTGCGAAGAAACGGCAATGAAT gaTCCCCGAGTCTACGTTCAAACGATTCTCGACTCGCATCAAAAGTACAGCGCTCTAGTCATGAAATCGTTTGAAAATGATTCGGGATTTCTCAAGGCTTTGGAtaag GCGTGCACGAAATTCGTCAACGCGAATAGCGTCACGCGCTTGGCGCAGAACTCGTCCAAAAGTCCCGAACTATTGGCGCGATTTTGCGACGCTCTCCTCAAGAAAAG TGCGAAAGCTCCGGAAGAAGCGGAGCTCGACGATTCGTTAAATCAAGTG ATGGTTGTTTTCAAGTACATCGAAGATAAGGACGTCTTTCAGAAGTTCTACGCGAAGATGTTGGCGAAGCGACTCGTTCAGCAGAACTCGGCTTCGGAGGACTCGGAAGAGTCCATGATATCGAAACTCAAg caTATGTGCGGGTTTGAGTATACTTCGAAATTGCAGCGCATGTTCCAGGACATTGGCGTGAGCAAGAATCTCAACGATCGATTCAAGGCTCATCTTCAGAAAACGGAGCCACTTGACA TCGATTTTTCTATTCAAGTACTTAGTTCCGGTTCGTGGCCATTTCAGCAATCAATCCCAATAGCATTACCAGTTGAG TTGGAAAAGAGTTGTCAGCGTTTTACGACGTTCTACAACGGCCTTCACAACGGTCGCAAGTTGAATTGGCTCTATCAGATGTCCAAAGGCGAAGTGATCACGCACTGCTTCAAGAATCGCTACACCGTCCAAGCGTCCACCTTCCAAATGAACGTTCTACTTCAGTATAATTCCGGCGACGTTTTCAGCGTCGAACAACTCGAATCCGCCACCCAATTGAAGCAG GAGTTGCTGGTGCAGGTTGTGAGCACGTTGCTTCGATCGAAATTGATG GTTTGTGAGGATGAAACGGTTAGTAGGACGTCGCTTATTCGACTCTTCTTGGGCTACAGAAA TAAAAAGCTCAAAGTCAATATCAATGTTCCACTGAGGACGGAGCAGAGGCAAGAGCAAGAGCAGACGCACAAAACGGTCGAGGAGGACAGAAAACTTCTAATTCAA gccGCAATAGTTAGAATAATGAAGATgagaaaagaattgaaaCATCAACCGTTGCTGGCTGAAGTAATTAGTCAATTGACGGCGCGATTCAAGCCCAGAGTCCCAATCatcaaa AAATGCATTGATATGTTGATTGAGAAGGAATATCTGGAGCGCGTGGACGGTCAGAAAGACATGTACCGATACTTAGCGTAA
- the LOC136194044 gene encoding pleckstrin homology domain-containing family F member 2-like: MQGRFQGGCTLLVPGRIFIREGQLKVCRRGPKPRHFFLFNDVLVYGTVLSRGHYAQQHVLTLDQMSVSSQCHFMPQVYSIDKSQIDEHLDTDNAFQINHTDKSFHVFTPNLSDKNNWLSTVRPSAAA, encoded by the exons ATGCAAGGCCGCTTCCAGGGAGGATGC ACGCTCCTAGTTCCGGGCCGAATTTTCATCCGCGAGGGACAACTCAAAGTCTGTCGCCGCGGTCCAAAGCCGCGACACTTCTTCCTATTCAACGACGTTTTG GTTTATGGGACTGTATTGTCACGTGGTCATTACGCTCAGCAACACGTGCTCACTTTGGATCAAATGTCCGTTTCATCTCAGTGTCATTTTATGCCTCAGGTCTATTCCATAGACAAAAGTCAAATTGATGAGCATTTGG ATACTGATAATGCTTTTCAAATTAATCACACCGATAAATCGTTTCACGTTTTCACACCGAATTTGAGCGACAAGAACAATTGGCTATCGACTGTACGTCCTTCTGCGGCCGCCTAA